The Streptomyces spororaveus genome includes a region encoding these proteins:
- the rpmG gene encoding 50S ribosomal protein L33 translates to MAATDVRPKITLACVECKERNYITKKNRRNNPDRLEMKKHCPRCNSHTAHRETR, encoded by the coding sequence GTGGCTGCCACCGACGTCCGCCCGAAGATCACGCTGGCCTGCGTGGAGTGCAAGGAGCGGAACTACATCACCAAGAAGAACCGGCGTAACAACCCGGACCGTCTTGAGATGAAGAAGCACTGCCCGCGCTGCAACTCGCACACCGCGCACCGCGAGACCCGCTGA
- a CDS encoding amidohydrolase family protein, whose translation MSDSQPQQPFHSPRSGNGNGNGNASAAEATTLLLAGARLTDGRTVDVRLGGGRIQAVGTTGSLPSPALSRVDLTGYLLLPAPAEPHAHGDTALTADAEGPVSYTPDEVQRRATEAALLQLGHGATAVRSHVRIGDVHGLGPMEAVLQARRSLRGLADLTAVAVPRLLTGVAGADGLAMLRDAVKMGASVIGGCPDLDPDPTGFLEAVLELAAEHGCPVDLHTDGDDPGRLARLAAMAGGLRPGVTIGPCGGLSRLPMDAAARAADQLAAAGVRVTCLPQGDCAALERRGLRTAPVRLLRAAGVRVAAGSGALRDAGNPVGRGDPLEAAYLLASQGGLRAAEAYESVSGCVREAMGLPEVRVEAGFPAELLAVRGDRIAGVLSLAYSRIVIHRGRVVARTSAVREYCDSAVAVALDLPRQGRTEPGP comes from the coding sequence ATGTCCGACAGCCAGCCGCAGCAGCCGTTCCATTCGCCTCGCAGCGGAAACGGCAATGGCAACGGCAACGCGTCCGCGGCCGAGGCCACCACCCTGCTGCTCGCCGGGGCCCGCCTCACCGACGGCCGTACCGTCGACGTCCGCCTCGGCGGCGGCCGGATCCAGGCCGTCGGCACCACCGGCAGCCTCCCCTCCCCCGCGCTGTCCCGGGTGGACCTGACCGGCTACCTGCTGCTCCCCGCCCCCGCCGAGCCGCACGCCCACGGGGACACCGCGCTGACCGCGGACGCCGAGGGGCCCGTCTCCTACACCCCCGACGAGGTGCAGCGCCGGGCCACCGAGGCCGCCCTGCTCCAGCTCGGCCACGGCGCCACCGCCGTCCGCTCCCACGTCCGCATCGGCGACGTGCACGGCCTCGGGCCCATGGAAGCCGTGCTCCAGGCCCGCCGCTCCCTGCGGGGGCTCGCCGACCTCACCGCCGTGGCCGTCCCCCGGCTGCTGACCGGGGTGGCCGGCGCGGACGGGCTGGCCATGCTGCGGGACGCGGTCAAGATGGGCGCCTCGGTGATCGGCGGCTGCCCGGACCTGGACCCGGACCCGACGGGCTTCCTCGAAGCCGTACTGGAACTCGCGGCCGAGCACGGCTGCCCCGTCGATCTGCACACGGACGGTGACGATCCGGGCCGCCTGGCCCGGCTCGCGGCGATGGCCGGCGGACTGCGCCCCGGAGTGACCATCGGCCCCTGCGGCGGCCTTTCCCGGCTCCCGATGGACGCCGCCGCCCGCGCCGCCGACCAACTGGCCGCGGCCGGCGTACGGGTCACCTGCCTGCCCCAGGGCGACTGCGCGGCCCTGGAACGCCGCGGCCTGCGCACGGCACCCGTCCGGCTGCTGCGGGCCGCCGGTGTGCGCGTCGCGGCCGGCAGCGGGGCGCTGCGCGACGCCGGGAACCCCGTGGGCCGCGGGGACCCGCTGGAGGCCGCGTACCTGCTGGCCTCCCAGGGAGGGCTCCGGGCGGCCGAGGCCTACGAGTCCGTCAGCGGCTGCGTCCGTGAGGCCATGGGCCTGCCGGAGGTGCGGGTGGAGGCCGGTTTCCCGGCGGAGCTGCTCGCCGTACGCGGCGACCGGATCGCGGGCGTGCTGTCCCTCGCGTACAGCCGGATCGTGATCCACCGCGGGCGCGTGGTAGCCCGTACGAGTGCCGTACGGGAGTACTGCGACTCCGCCGTCGCGGTGGCCCTGGACCTGCCCCGGCAGGGCCGTACGGAGCCGGGGCCCTGA
- a CDS encoding SDR family oxidoreductase has product MRIVIAGGHGQIALRLERLLAARGYEVAGIVRDPGQGDDLRQAGAEPVLCDLESASVEHVAGILQGADVAVFAAGAGPGSGIGRKDTVDRGAAVLFADAAERARVRRFLMVSSMGADSHHGGDEVFDAYLRAKGEADDHVRTRLGLEWTVLRPGSLIDDAGTGLVRLEARTGRGAVPRDDVAAVLAELVETPATAGLTLELVSGSTPVQVAVKDVAGN; this is encoded by the coding sequence ATGCGCATCGTCATCGCGGGTGGACACGGTCAGATCGCGCTGCGGCTGGAGCGCCTGCTCGCCGCGCGCGGGTACGAGGTCGCGGGCATCGTCCGCGATCCGGGACAGGGCGACGACCTGAGGCAGGCCGGCGCCGAGCCGGTGCTCTGCGATCTGGAGTCGGCCTCGGTGGAGCATGTGGCGGGGATCCTGCAGGGCGCGGACGTGGCGGTGTTCGCGGCCGGTGCGGGCCCCGGCAGCGGGATCGGGCGCAAGGACACCGTGGACCGGGGCGCGGCGGTGCTGTTCGCCGACGCCGCCGAACGGGCCCGTGTACGGCGCTTCCTGATGGTCTCCTCGATGGGTGCCGACTCGCACCATGGAGGCGACGAGGTCTTCGACGCGTACCTGCGGGCCAAGGGCGAGGCCGATGACCACGTACGGACCCGGCTGGGCCTGGAGTGGACCGTTCTGCGGCCCGGTTCGCTGATCGACGACGCCGGGACGGGCCTGGTCCGTCTGGAGGCGCGGACGGGCCGTGGGGCCGTCCCGCGCGACGACGTGGCGGCGGTGCTGGCCGAGCTGGTCGAGACTCCGGCGACGGCGGGCCTGACCCTGGAGCTGGTCTCGGGCTCGACGCCGGTGCAGGTGGCCGTGAAGGACGTGGCGGGCAACTGA
- a CDS encoding DUF3574 domain-containing protein codes for MKWTSDTRGKVGGGVLMALLGAGIPALVGAALHPDVGQPYQETRLYFGTQRADGRDPVEEREFMRFLDLEITPAFPEGLTLHDGYGQWRGQDGKIVRETSYEVVLLYPEKEADERSTRIERIRQAYEDRYQQDSVGRSDDKISAGF; via the coding sequence GTGAAATGGACATCTGACACGCGCGGGAAGGTCGGCGGCGGGGTGCTCATGGCCCTGCTCGGCGCAGGGATCCCGGCTCTGGTGGGAGCGGCCCTCCACCCGGACGTCGGGCAGCCCTACCAGGAGACCCGGCTCTACTTCGGCACCCAGCGGGCCGACGGCCGCGACCCGGTCGAGGAACGCGAGTTCATGCGCTTCCTGGACCTGGAGATCACCCCCGCCTTCCCCGAGGGACTGACCCTCCACGACGGGTACGGCCAGTGGCGCGGCCAGGACGGCAAGATCGTCCGCGAGACCTCGTACGAAGTGGTCCTGCTCTACCCGGAGAAGGAGGCCGACGAGCGCAGCACGCGCATCGAGCGGATCCGCCAGGCGTACGAGGACCGGTACCAGCAGGACTCCGTCGGCCGGTCCGACGACAAGATCAGCGCCGGGTTCTGA
- a CDS encoding DUF6932 family protein produces MSALPPFNPDTQCPPPGRYPMTLSDIEASLVLAGAFKDSTTRRDLWGEFGTHRAMVECLVGSISRIWLAGSFVSGEPDPADVDVTYLLDAAVHGAVSDENDVAYLGNLADREWCIRQGLRVDAYILSLPATQDFRDLGLTGAMATEDAEVFQQLGLYDEIWQRCRVGNGRRRGYVEVSL; encoded by the coding sequence ATGTCAGCGCTGCCGCCGTTCAACCCGGACACCCAGTGCCCACCGCCTGGCCGCTACCCCATGACCTTGAGTGACATAGAAGCGTCGTTGGTGCTGGCGGGTGCCTTCAAGGACTCGACTACAAGGCGTGACCTGTGGGGCGAGTTCGGTACGCACCGGGCGATGGTCGAGTGCCTGGTCGGGTCCATAAGCCGCATTTGGCTTGCTGGCAGCTTCGTTAGCGGCGAGCCCGACCCTGCCGACGTCGATGTCACCTACTTGCTTGACGCAGCTGTTCATGGGGCAGTCTCGGATGAGAACGACGTTGCATACCTGGGCAACCTTGCGGATCGTGAGTGGTGCATCCGGCAAGGGCTACGAGTCGATGCCTACATCCTGAGCCTTCCAGCGACTCAAGATTTTCGAGACCTTGGTTTGACCGGTGCCATGGCAACGGAGGACGCTGAAGTCTTCCAACAGCTTGGACTGTACGACGAGATCTGGCAGCGTTGCAGAGTAGGCAACGGTCGACGAAGGGGCTACGTGGAGGTATCGCTATGA
- a CDS encoding NUDIX domain-containing protein: protein MGPKSTRVYQTIRSWIESGKYGPGEKLPSERTMSAELEIGRTALRQVLARLASEHLIKAYDRSSYRVVGGETVPTPAELEPWTIHASRTVYENRWVSLDLVDVEPPGVERFEHHVVRLHHVAITAVIDEQQRVLMMWRYRFVPQQWGWELPGGIVDDGEDAATTAARETEEETGWRPTNVEHVVTYQPMIGMVDSPHEIFVARGAVKVGEPTDIEEAGQIAWVPLADIPRLMAEGKLMGSGTLVALLHVLASRATAAP from the coding sequence ATGGGACCGAAGTCGACGAGGGTCTACCAGACGATCCGGTCTTGGATCGAGTCGGGCAAGTACGGCCCCGGCGAAAAACTTCCCTCCGAGCGGACCATGAGCGCTGAGCTGGAGATCGGCCGTACCGCCCTCCGCCAGGTGCTAGCCCGACTGGCGAGCGAACACCTCATCAAGGCGTACGACCGCAGCTCGTACCGAGTCGTGGGTGGCGAGACCGTACCCACGCCGGCAGAGCTGGAACCCTGGACGATCCACGCCAGCAGGACGGTCTACGAGAACCGGTGGGTAAGCCTCGACCTCGTCGACGTTGAGCCGCCCGGGGTCGAGCGGTTCGAGCACCATGTAGTGCGCCTGCACCACGTTGCGATCACGGCTGTGATCGATGAGCAGCAGCGCGTCCTGATGATGTGGCGCTACCGCTTCGTCCCGCAGCAGTGGGGATGGGAGCTCCCCGGCGGGATCGTGGACGACGGCGAGGATGCGGCGACCACGGCGGCGCGGGAGACCGAGGAAGAGACCGGTTGGCGTCCGACGAACGTCGAGCACGTTGTGACGTATCAGCCCATGATCGGCATGGTCGATTCGCCTCACGAGATCTTCGTGGCACGGGGTGCGGTGAAGGTGGGCGAACCCACGGACATCGAGGAAGCCGGACAGATCGCCTGGGTGCCTCTGGCGGACATCCCCCGACTCATGGCCGAGGGGAAGCTCATGGGGTCAGGAACCCTGGTCGCCCTGCTGCACGTCCTCGCGTCGCGGGCTACAGCCGCCCCGTAA
- a CDS encoding XRE family transcriptional regulator: MGKGLRGVRTARGWSQERLIFELERYARQHMLNVASSASLKTYVSEWENGRRAITERYAAILRPLLGVTDAELGGEPARSIPQQADGYEDLLSRIDSARSVSDSMVSAFMDQTELLRTMDRQMGASGLVDQMNGHLTAMEDALTFAVLPGTRRPIATALAGAATLAAWQALDAGSVERAWRHYELAKRAAQDADAPQYLAHAMGEQAYVLGDAGRPEMAVELIRDAQRTHAERQSSRLRAWLSAAEAELCAAAGMHDDARHALDRAAAALPEGAHARDSDMLSIFLNADHLARWRGNVLALLGDSSAMGDLYASLQATDPTFVRAKAGLHSDLTQAHLARGEFDEARSNLQQARLLANRTGSVRHRRRVELLTGRL, translated from the coding sequence GTGGGCAAGGGATTACGAGGTGTTCGTACCGCGCGGGGATGGTCGCAGGAGCGGCTGATCTTCGAGCTTGAGCGCTATGCGCGGCAGCACATGTTGAACGTCGCATCCAGCGCGAGCCTGAAGACCTACGTGTCGGAGTGGGAGAACGGGCGACGGGCCATCACGGAGCGGTACGCCGCAATCCTCCGGCCGCTGCTCGGGGTGACGGACGCCGAGTTGGGCGGGGAGCCTGCTCGTTCAATCCCCCAGCAAGCTGATGGCTACGAGGATCTGTTGAGCCGGATCGACTCGGCGCGGAGCGTCAGCGATTCCATGGTGAGCGCGTTCATGGACCAGACCGAGCTACTGCGGACCATGGACCGGCAGATGGGTGCATCGGGCCTGGTGGATCAGATGAACGGCCACCTGACGGCGATGGAGGACGCGCTCACCTTCGCGGTCCTGCCAGGGACGCGCCGTCCCATCGCGACGGCTCTGGCAGGGGCGGCGACCCTGGCAGCCTGGCAAGCGTTGGACGCAGGTTCTGTGGAGCGCGCATGGCGGCACTACGAGCTGGCGAAGCGCGCCGCGCAAGACGCTGATGCGCCGCAGTACTTGGCGCACGCCATGGGGGAGCAGGCGTACGTCCTGGGTGATGCCGGCCGACCCGAGATGGCAGTGGAGCTCATTCGCGACGCGCAGCGCACTCATGCGGAGCGGCAGTCGTCTCGCCTTCGAGCTTGGCTGAGTGCGGCCGAAGCTGAACTGTGTGCCGCGGCTGGCATGCACGACGACGCTCGGCATGCGCTGGACCGGGCGGCGGCCGCGCTGCCGGAAGGTGCGCACGCTCGTGATTCCGACATGCTGAGCATCTTCCTGAACGCGGACCACCTGGCGCGCTGGCGGGGAAACGTACTGGCGCTCTTGGGCGACAGCTCGGCCATGGGTGACCTCTACGCGTCTCTCCAGGCGACGGACCCCACGTTCGTCCGCGCCAAGGCAGGACTGCACAGCGACCTGACGCAGGCCCACCTTGCCCGCGGCGAGTTCGACGAGGCCCGCTCGAACCTCCAACAGGCGCGCCTGCTGGCGAACCGCACGGGGTCCGTGCGGCACCGCCGGCGTGTGGAGCTACTTACGGGGCGGCTGTAG
- a CDS encoding DUF6284 family protein, translating into MKSIAALQNLVTPWSDGLEPSAAELDATEREMPLIEARVELLDAQIAVLDRTPSVLDERRIRRARNRVLAARRDLTNQAAAEVGMAGGAA; encoded by the coding sequence GTGAAGTCCATCGCTGCACTTCAGAACCTCGTTACCCCGTGGTCCGACGGCTTGGAGCCGTCGGCTGCGGAGCTGGACGCGACCGAGCGCGAGATGCCCCTCATCGAGGCGAGGGTCGAGCTCCTCGACGCGCAGATCGCCGTGCTGGACCGGACGCCGTCCGTGCTGGACGAGCGGCGGATCCGCCGGGCCCGCAACCGAGTCCTCGCCGCCCGGCGGGACCTGACCAACCAGGCCGCGGCCGAAGTGGGCATGGCGGGCGGTGCCGCATGA
- a CDS encoding DUF2637 domain-containing protein encodes MNRVQIRSSERALSVGTWLIVGGAMLYSVLTVTPLMAAHTPAEWRWTAPILPLVVDAAVVIVVRLDSVLARLGGHGGAWPVALRWMTGTMTLALNIGVSALAGDLVGVAVHSVAPLLLIVTAEAGLAYRRALTAAVLAMEARKRAEQDARERAAAEREENRLRAAREQREHEAAIAREEREHEERLAREEADRQDRIRREEAERTAAAEWAELEARERREREREQAEAERERLERQAAQQCELQAQEQAERERRERVREQERMERERAALLAAGPPPVKLPEEQARATVAAAFAAGVPVRVAAELSGWSVGWASARYQEHRDGNAAAAPALGR; translated from the coding sequence GTGAACCGTGTTCAGATCCGTTCATCCGAGCGGGCCCTGTCGGTCGGGACATGGCTGATCGTCGGCGGAGCGATGCTCTACTCCGTCCTCACCGTCACGCCGCTCATGGCCGCGCACACGCCGGCCGAGTGGCGGTGGACCGCCCCGATCCTGCCCCTAGTGGTCGACGCCGCGGTGGTCATCGTGGTACGCCTCGACTCCGTCCTCGCCCGCCTCGGCGGGCACGGCGGTGCCTGGCCGGTAGCCCTGCGGTGGATGACCGGCACCATGACCCTCGCCCTGAACATCGGCGTATCCGCGCTGGCAGGGGACCTGGTCGGGGTCGCCGTGCACTCCGTCGCACCCCTCCTCCTCATCGTCACGGCAGAAGCTGGGCTCGCATACCGGCGGGCCCTGACCGCTGCCGTCCTGGCCATGGAGGCCCGCAAGCGCGCCGAGCAGGACGCCCGGGAGCGGGCGGCGGCGGAGCGAGAGGAGAACCGGCTCCGGGCCGCTCGTGAACAGCGCGAGCATGAGGCAGCCATCGCCCGTGAAGAGCGTGAACACGAGGAGCGTCTGGCCCGCGAGGAAGCCGACCGGCAGGACCGGATCCGGCGAGAGGAAGCCGAGCGGACCGCAGCGGCGGAGTGGGCGGAGCTGGAGGCCCGTGAACGCCGTGAACGTGAGCGTGAACAGGCCGAGGCCGAGCGTGAACGCCTTGAACGCCAGGCCGCCCAGCAGTGCGAACTGCAGGCGCAGGAACAGGCGGAGCGTGAGCGCCGTGAACGGGTCCGTGAACAGGAGCGGATGGAGCGTGAACGCGCCGCCCTCCTCGCCGCCGGGCCGCCGCCGGTGAAGCTGCCGGAGGAGCAGGCCCGCGCCACCGTGGCCGCCGCGTTCGCGGCCGGGGTGCCGGTGCGGGTCGCTGCGGAGCTGTCCGGCTGGTCGGTCGGTTGGGCCTCCGCCCGCTACCAGGAACACCGCGACGGCAACGCCGCCGCCGCTCCGGCCCTCGGCCGATGA
- a CDS encoding RRQRL motif-containing zinc-binding protein, translating to MNTLPVYRWRLAPEGLATRRQLRAAGLRPGGQDVVAQLERPRRRRGPLVAYLYRVDLAKPVRPMTPNRWAALAKADAARRRCPVCRDHLPYVIPTSLGMCVACHDFPEQRAARTLSAA from the coding sequence ATGAACACCCTGCCCGTCTACCGGTGGCGCCTCGCACCTGAGGGGTTGGCCACCCGCCGTCAGCTCCGCGCCGCCGGGCTCCGGCCCGGCGGCCAGGACGTCGTCGCCCAGCTGGAGCGGCCCCGCCGCCGGCGGGGCCCGCTGGTCGCCTACCTCTACCGGGTCGACCTCGCAAAGCCGGTCCGGCCGATGACCCCCAACCGGTGGGCTGCCCTGGCAAAGGCGGACGCCGCCCGCCGCCGCTGCCCCGTCTGCCGCGACCACCTCCCGTACGTGATCCCGACCTCGCTCGGCATGTGCGTGGCCTGCCACGACTTCCCTGAACAGCGCGCCGCCCGAACCCTCTCCGCTGCCTGA
- the traA gene encoding plasmid transfer protein TraA, which yields MSNNTWMPNNGSTPGPRRPQNGTGQQAGPQQGPWQQPGPAGAPGGQGGASRSRTSNRTREYHFHINDSGPRNGGAGGQQNGFQQGAGGRMHSPLGDPEFFSNVDIRNYCEGGRGLFLQMSFELANAAEMLNAVLKEIPDPEGRPFGSRARARRVSRRMKKAAEDALGTAKNLAATYAAFQREFDPQLAPHARPRQGRRFDFNG from the coding sequence ATGTCGAACAACACCTGGATGCCCAACAACGGCAGCACTCCCGGCCCCCGCCGTCCGCAGAACGGCACCGGCCAGCAGGCCGGCCCGCAGCAGGGTCCGTGGCAGCAGCCGGGCCCGGCCGGCGCCCCCGGCGGGCAGGGTGGTGCGTCGCGTTCGCGGACGTCGAACCGCACGCGGGAGTACCACTTCCACATCAACGACTCCGGCCCCCGCAACGGCGGGGCCGGTGGCCAGCAGAACGGCTTCCAGCAGGGCGCGGGCGGGCGGATGCACTCGCCGTTGGGTGACCCGGAGTTCTTCTCCAACGTGGACATCCGCAACTACTGCGAGGGCGGCCGCGGGCTGTTCCTGCAGATGTCGTTCGAGCTGGCCAACGCCGCCGAGATGCTCAACGCCGTCCTCAAAGAGATCCCCGACCCCGAGGGCCGCCCCTTCGGCTCCCGGGCTCGGGCCCGCAGGGTGTCTCGGCGGATGAAGAAGGCCGCCGAGGACGCCCTCGGCACCGCGAAGAACCTCGCCGCCACCTACGCCGCGTTCCAGCGGGAGTTCGACCCCCAGCTCGCCCCGCACGCCCGCCCGCGCCAGGGCCGCCGCTTCGACTTCAACGGCTAA
- the traB gene encoding plasmid transfer protein TraB → MPRTISPEETRQQYDVHGEGGGIGEYLLHRAKPHLPPWLAGAGTGLASLPAHYFWSGEPGVTAGLTLASVALTGLTWWAGKSTTQQRRLHSAVTVAAASTWFTAAAIAGPGAGPLGELYFIGAPALALSWNIRQILRKNVEGPAAGADGGFLEKVGLAKTQVLRTEVGPNKASFDLQLPRGELTPDDVSKNLTRIAGALDVPKTAIRIQENPDSASRVMLTVVPLDLLKNTVPCPGPSAPGESISFPVVVGIYEDGTPAVMWFPGDPDEARNAMMLLLMGMTGSGKSEGGLTALAEILTRRDVIVWASDPAKKEQTLGPLLPAIDWAALDMPSTKAMIKALTAVIPARTAWLAKYGYKQWVAACAETQSDGAPGMPYLVAWFEEAAKTIREIDDDVFTGLAQEARSAGVSLVLSMQRASGNQVSTDTRASLGSSWCHGVRTEQDARFALDDEVLDAGAAPHVWKDKKPGYSYLVANGVPDGQWATPMRDYLCSVDYLNWVVVTFSDIRAAIDPVTAGAAARSADRAFTGRTRYPMPGTTDQPETTMSNGYGQDEDEEHDYYPEDEYDRRPPNGADEEDDYAEGEFIDAEQELPEVDQVVQLAARPPADEPRPKISTAEARAAMEEVLEEFEDEGRDVVGPADFMEYCDRYGRGRSWVSGQVAQFVLAGRLAETCEVGRYRIVPYQAAA, encoded by the coding sequence ATGCCCCGAACCATCTCACCCGAAGAGACCCGGCAGCAGTACGACGTCCACGGCGAGGGCGGCGGGATCGGCGAGTACCTGCTCCACCGCGCCAAGCCCCACCTGCCGCCGTGGCTCGCCGGAGCCGGTACGGGCCTGGCCTCCCTGCCCGCCCACTACTTCTGGTCCGGCGAGCCCGGCGTCACCGCCGGCCTCACCCTCGCCTCCGTCGCCCTGACCGGCCTCACCTGGTGGGCGGGCAAGTCGACCACCCAACAGCGCCGCCTTCACTCCGCCGTCACCGTCGCCGCCGCATCCACCTGGTTCACCGCGGCCGCGATCGCCGGACCCGGGGCGGGGCCGCTGGGGGAGCTGTACTTCATCGGCGCCCCCGCCCTCGCCCTGTCGTGGAACATCCGCCAGATCCTCCGCAAGAACGTCGAAGGCCCCGCCGCCGGCGCGGACGGCGGGTTCCTGGAGAAGGTCGGCCTGGCCAAGACCCAGGTCCTCCGCACGGAGGTCGGCCCTAACAAAGCCTCCTTCGACCTCCAACTCCCCCGCGGCGAACTCACCCCCGACGACGTGTCGAAGAACCTGACCCGCATCGCCGGCGCCCTGGACGTGCCGAAGACAGCGATCCGGATCCAGGAGAACCCGGACTCCGCGTCCAGGGTGATGCTGACCGTGGTCCCGCTGGACCTGCTGAAGAACACCGTCCCCTGCCCCGGCCCCAGCGCCCCCGGCGAGTCGATCAGCTTCCCCGTCGTGGTCGGGATCTACGAGGACGGAACCCCGGCGGTCATGTGGTTCCCCGGAGACCCGGACGAAGCCCGCAACGCCATGATGCTCCTGCTCATGGGCATGACCGGCTCGGGGAAGTCCGAAGGCGGCCTGACCGCGCTCGCCGAGATCCTCACGCGCCGCGACGTGATCGTGTGGGCGTCGGACCCGGCGAAGAAGGAGCAGACCCTCGGCCCGCTCCTGCCCGCGATCGACTGGGCCGCCCTCGACATGCCCTCCACCAAAGCCATGATCAAAGCCCTCACCGCCGTCATCCCCGCCCGGACCGCGTGGCTGGCGAAATACGGCTACAAGCAGTGGGTCGCCGCCTGCGCCGAGACCCAGTCCGACGGCGCCCCCGGCATGCCCTACCTGGTCGCCTGGTTCGAAGAGGCCGCGAAGACGATCCGTGAGATCGACGACGACGTGTTCACCGGCCTCGCCCAGGAAGCGCGCTCCGCCGGCGTCTCCCTCGTCCTGTCGATGCAGCGGGCCTCCGGCAACCAGGTCTCCACCGACACCCGCGCCTCCCTGGGTTCCTCCTGGTGCCACGGTGTCCGCACCGAGCAGGACGCCCGGTTCGCCCTCGACGACGAGGTACTCGACGCCGGGGCGGCCCCGCACGTGTGGAAGGACAAGAAGCCCGGCTACTCCTACCTCGTCGCCAACGGGGTGCCCGACGGCCAGTGGGCCACCCCGATGCGGGACTACCTGTGCAGCGTCGACTACCTGAACTGGGTCGTCGTCACCTTCTCCGACATCCGGGCCGCGATCGACCCCGTCACCGCCGGAGCGGCCGCACGCTCCGCCGACCGGGCGTTCACCGGCCGCACCCGCTACCCGATGCCCGGCACCACCGACCAGCCGGAGACCACCATGTCCAACGGCTACGGCCAGGACGAGGACGAAGAGCACGACTACTACCCCGAGGACGAGTACGACCGGCGCCCTCCGAACGGGGCCGACGAGGAGGACGACTACGCGGAGGGGGAGTTCATCGACGCGGAGCAGGAACTCCCCGAAGTCGACCAGGTCGTCCAGCTCGCCGCCCGGCCGCCGGCCGACGAACCCCGTCCGAAGATCAGCACCGCCGAAGCGCGGGCCGCGATGGAGGAAGTCCTCGAAGAGTTCGAGGACGAGGGACGGGACGTGGTCGGCCCGGCGGACTTCATGGAGTACTGCGACCGCTACGGCCGAGGCCGTTCCTGGGTCTCCGGACAGGTCGCCCAGTTCGTCCTCGCGGGCCGTCTCGCTGAGACCTGCGAGGTCGGCCGCTACCGGATCGTCCCGTACCAGGCAGCGGCCTGA
- a CDS encoding HNH endonuclease: protein MLVISLRVEERGAAADPDELAPCPWGFADEGESVATAWLVLAVGDGRKHGGNSGYDDLPSEHYSWDSAVPHHAELTVGDVIALWDTTSLLGISVIEAIDTGQAVKDVFFCPSCSTSEFQPRKTKSPKYRCLKCKAEFDDQDRVAGSKPVTTYRSRHGRYWVDMPGVLSGAELRPLCDKPKTQHSLRSMRWEKLRAAITASGATTTIAIAEQAQRVLAGGHRQVTVRARIGQASFRRTLLEAHGEHCAFTGPTPAAALEAAHLYSYAGSGQHHSDGGLLLRRDVHRLFDLGLIAVDPGRFVLDVSPSLHGYVPYRQLHGQPLTTRLRREHRMWLAAHWDMHRKTSSTS, encoded by the coding sequence ATGCTTGTGATCTCCTTGCGGGTGGAGGAGCGCGGGGCGGCTGCGGATCCAGATGAACTGGCGCCCTGTCCCTGGGGGTTCGCGGATGAGGGGGAGAGTGTGGCGACTGCCTGGCTTGTGCTGGCTGTGGGGGATGGCCGAAAGCACGGGGGGAACAGCGGGTACGACGATCTCCCGTCGGAGCACTACAGCTGGGACAGCGCGGTGCCCCACCACGCGGAGCTGACCGTCGGGGACGTCATCGCGCTGTGGGACACGACGTCACTTCTGGGGATCTCGGTGATCGAGGCCATCGACACGGGACAGGCGGTGAAGGACGTCTTCTTCTGCCCGTCGTGCTCCACATCGGAGTTCCAGCCCCGCAAGACGAAGAGCCCCAAGTACAGGTGCCTCAAGTGCAAGGCCGAGTTCGATGACCAAGACCGAGTCGCCGGCAGCAAGCCGGTGACGACCTACCGTTCACGCCACGGCCGGTACTGGGTCGACATGCCGGGCGTACTCAGCGGCGCCGAACTCCGCCCCCTGTGCGATAAGCCCAAGACACAGCACAGCCTGCGTTCGATGCGATGGGAGAAGCTGCGCGCCGCGATCACCGCCAGCGGGGCGACGACGACGATCGCCATCGCTGAGCAGGCACAGCGAGTGCTCGCGGGCGGGCACCGGCAGGTCACGGTCCGGGCCCGGATCGGGCAGGCTTCCTTCCGCCGGACGCTCCTGGAGGCCCACGGGGAACACTGCGCGTTCACAGGCCCCACGCCCGCCGCCGCTCTCGAAGCCGCCCACCTCTACAGCTACGCCGGAAGCGGTCAGCACCACAGCGACGGAGGTCTCCTCCTGCGCCGCGATGTACACCGCTTGTTCGACCTCGGGCTCATCGCGGTCGATCCCGGACGGTTCGTTCTCGACGTCAGCCCGTCTCTGCACGGTTATGTCCCGTACAGGCAGCTCCATGGCCAGCCGCTCACCACGCGACTGCGGCGGGAGCACCGGATGTGGCTGGCGGCCCACTGGGACATGCACCGGAAGACCTCCAGCACCAGTTGA